From the Streptomyces sp. NBC_00390 genome, the window CGGCCCGCTCGCTGCAGCGTCTGTTCGCGACGTACGTCGGCGTGGGCCCGAAGTGGGTGATCCTGCGCTACCGCATCCATGAGGCGCTGGACCGCGCGGAGTACGGCGACAACGGCGGCTGCGGACTCGACTGGGCAGCGCTGGCGGCCGAACTCGGGTACAGCGATCAGGCCCATCTCGTACGGGACTTCACGGCGACGGTGGGCGTGCCGCCGACCGCGTACGCCCGGGCGGGCGCCGCGTAGTCCGCGTGCGCTGTCAGAGCCCGGCCTACAGTGCGACGCATGGGCAAGAACGCATCGACGATCCACATCGAGCCGTGGTCCGAGGACGACTTCGACCTTCTCCGCGCGGCGAACGCATCTGAGTTGATGGACCACCTGGGCGGCCCGGAGACCGATGAGCAGCTGGTCCTACGGCATCGGCGGTACGTGGACCTGAGCGCGGACCGCACCGGCCGGGGCCGGATGTTCCGCATCGTCTGCGAGGCCGACGGGCGGGCGGCCGGGACAGTCGGTTTCTGGGAGAACACCTGGAACGGCCGGCAGGTCTACGAGACGGGCTGGAGCGTGCTGCCCGGCTTCCAGGGGCGGGGCATCGCGACCGCCGGCACGCTCGCTGCGGTCGAGCAGGCCAGGGCGGCGCGCAAGCACCGCTTCCTGCACGCTTTCCCGTCCGTGGACAACGGCCCGTCCAACGCGGTGTGCCGGAAGGCGGGCTTCACGCTGGTCGGCGAGTGCGACTTCGAGTACCCGCCCGGGCAGCCGCTCCGGTCCCACGACTGGCGCATCGACCTCGGGCCGTTCTGAGCGTCGCATGGGGCCCGCTTGACGAGCGGGCCCATTTTCACGGATATTTATCTGCGTCACGCAGCTTCTGTGTCACGTCATACTTTTCCTCCAGCCCAAGGATTCCGCCATGCCGATCCTCGTCACCGGAAGCCGCGGCACCGTCGGCTCCACCCTCCTCACGCTCCTGCACGAGCAGGGCCTGAGCGTCCGGGCCGGGTCCCGCAGCCCCGACAAGCTCACCGTGCCCCCGGGCGTCGAGTCCGTGCGGTGCGCTCTCGACGAGCCCTCGACCTTCGCGGCCGCCCTCGACTCCGTCACCTCGGTCTTCCTCTATGCCGAGCCCTCGCACATCGGGGCCTTCGCCGAACAGGCGGCCTCGGCGGGCGTCGAGCACATCGTGCTGCTCTCCTCCAGTTCGGTTCTGGACCCCGACGCCGC encodes:
- a CDS encoding GNAT family N-acetyltransferase, translating into MGKNASTIHIEPWSEDDFDLLRAANASELMDHLGGPETDEQLVLRHRRYVDLSADRTGRGRMFRIVCEADGRAAGTVGFWENTWNGRQVYETGWSVLPGFQGRGIATAGTLAAVEQARAARKHRFLHAFPSVDNGPSNAVCRKAGFTLVGECDFEYPPGQPLRSHDWRIDLGPF